One window of Saccharomyces mikatae IFO 1815 strain IFO1815 genome assembly, chromosome: 8 genomic DNA carries:
- the RPF1 gene encoding rRNA-binding ribosome biosynthesis protein RPF1 (similar to Saccharomyces cerevisiae RPF1 (YHR088W); ancestral locus Anc_5.385) — protein sequence MALGNEINISNKLKRQEIFADIKHEKNKERHTMRRKRAKEERENPELREKRLRENVTQTIENTRVYDETINGEVEGDEDDLMRYFNSNSNEPPKIFLTTNVNAKKSAYEFANILIEVLPNVTFVKRKFGYKLKEISDICIKRNFTDIVIINEDKKKVNGLTFIHLPEGPTFYFKLSSFVEVKKIVGHGRPTSHIPELILNNFQTRLGQTVGRLFQSILPQNPDIEGRQVITLHNQRDYIFFRRHRYVFKDNERVGLQELGPQFTLKLKRLQRGIKEETEWEHKPEMDKEKKKFYL from the coding sequence ATGGCTCTAGGGAATGAGATAAACATTTCAAACAAGCTAAAGAGGCAGGAAATTTTTGCTGATATAAAAcatgagaaaaataaagagcGTCATACCATGAGAAGAAAGAGGGCCAAGGAGGAAAGAGAGAACCCAGAACTGCGGGAGAAAAGATTGAGAGAGAATGTAACACAAACTATAGAGAACACTAGGGTTTACGATGAGACTATTAACGGGGAGGTGGAAGGAGACGAAGATGATTTGATGAGATACTTCAACAGTAATTCTAATGAGCCACCAAAGATTTTTCTGACCACGAATGTAAACGCCAAGAAGAGTGCTTATGAATTTGCCAACATTTTGATTGAAGTGTTGCCAAATGTCACGtttgtaaaaagaaaatttggcTATAAGTTGAAGGAAATATCTGATATTTGTATAAAGAGGAATTTCACTGACATTGTCATAATCaatgaagataaaaaaaaagtaaatggCCTTACATTCATACATTTGCCAGAGGGCCCgactttttattttaaatTGTCATCGTTTGTGGaagtaaagaaaatcgTTGGACACGGTAGACCAACCAGTCATATTCCAGAACTTATCTTGAACAACTTTCAAACAAGACTAGGTCAGACAGTGGGTAGATTATTCCAGTCCATTTTGCCTCAAAACCCAGATATTGAAGGTCGACAGGTGATTACTTTACATAACCAAAGAgattacatttttttcagaaggCATCGTTATGTCTTTAAAGACAATGAAAGGGTTGGTTTGCAAGAACTGGGCCCGCAATTCACTCTTAAACTGAAGAGGTTACAAAGAGgtatcaaagaagaaactgaGTGGGAGCACAAGCCTGAAAtggataaagaaaagaagaagttttaTCTATAA
- the GAR1 gene encoding H/ACA snoRNP pseudouridylase subunit GAR1 (similar to Saccharomyces cerevisiae GAR1 (YHR089C); ancestral locus Anc_5.388) has translation MSFRGGNRGGRGGSRGGFRGGRGGGARSFQQGPPDTVLEMGAFLHPCEGDIVCRSINTKIPYFNAPIYLENKTQVGKVDEILGPLNEVFFTIKCGDGVQATSFKEGDKFYIAADKLLPIERFLPKPKVAGPPKPKNKKKRGGAPGGRGGAPMGRGGARGGFRGGRGGSSFRGGSRGGSFRGGSRGGSSFRGGSRGGSRGGFRGGRR, from the coding sequence ATGAGTTTCAGAGGAGGTAACAGAGGTGGCCGTGGTGGCTCCCGTGGCGGCTTTCGTGGTGGACGTGGAGGAGGTGCGAGATCATTCCAACAAGGACCACCCGACACTGTTCTAGAGATGGGTGCCTTTTTGCATCCATGTGAAGGTGATATTGTTTGCCGTTCTATTAACACTAAGATTCCATATTTCAATGCGCCAATatatttggaaaacaaGACTCAAGTTGGTAAAGTGGATGAAATATTGGGTCCTTTAAATGAAGTATTTTTCACTATCAAATGTGGTGACGGTGTCCAGGCTACCAGTTTCAAAGAAGGTGACAAATTCTATATTGCTGCTGATAAACTATTGCCTATTGAAAGATTCTTGCCTAAGCCCAAGGTAGCAGGTCCACCAAAAccaaagaacaagaagaagagaggTGGTGCCCCAGGCGGCCGTGGTGGTGCTCCAATGGGCCGTGGTGGTGCTAGAGGTGGTTTCAGAGGTGGCCGTGGTGGTAGTTCATTTAGAGGCGGGTCTCGTGGTGGCTCTTTCAGAGGCGGGTCTCGTGGTGGCAGCTCCTTCAGAGGCGGGTCTCGTGGTGGATCCCGTGGTGGTTTCAGAGGAGGTAGAAGATAA
- the RTC3 gene encoding Rtc3p (similar to Saccharomyces cerevisiae RTC3 (YHR087W); ancestral locus Anc_5.384) encodes MSTVTKYFYRGENTDLIVFVSSEELVEEYVKNPSIGKLSEVVEIFEVFTPQDGRGAEGELGAASNAQVENEFGKGKKIEEVIDLILRNGKPNSTTSSLKTKGGNAGTNAYK; translated from the coding sequence ATGTCTACCGTAACCAAATATTTCTACAGAGGTGAAAACACAGATTTAATCGTTTTCGTTTCATCCGAAGAGCTTGTAGAAGAATACGTTAAAAATCCATCCATTGGCAAGCTTTCTGAGGTTGTTGAAATCTTCGAAGTTTTCACTCCACAGGACGGCAGGGGCGCCGAGGGTGAGTTGGGTGCAGCATCCAATGCCCAGGTGGAAAATGAGTTCGGTAAAGGTAAGAAGATCGAAGAAGTTATTGACTTGATATTGAGAAATGGTAAGCCAAACTCTACTACCTCCAGtctaaaaacaaaaggagGTAACGCTGGGACCAATGCTTACAAATAA
- the NAM8 gene encoding Nam8p (similar to Saccharomyces cerevisiae NAM8 (YHR086W); ancestral locus Anc_5.382), protein MSYKQSSYYPSRGDLAKKDPSQYSDIILSENNNSNTNVSSLQGTSNVGSGTTGNQLYMGDLDPTWDKNTVRQIWASLGEANINVRMMWNNSLNNGSRSPMGSKNNQGYCFVDFPSSTHAANALLKNGMLIPNFPNRKLKLNWATSSYSSGNSTFNNVKSSNNCSVFVGDLAPNVTESQLFELFINRYASVAHAKVVHDQVTGISKGYGFVKFANSDEQQSALLEMQGVFLNGRAIKVGPTSGQQQHVNSNNDYNRSSSSLNNENLDSRFISKSQSFIGSGSSNMGLKRNQTSQFIYPVQQQPSLNHFTDPNNTTVFIGGLSSLVTEDELRAYFQPFGTIVYVKIPVGKGCGFVQYVDRLSAETAIARMQGFPIANSRVRLSWGRSAKQTALLQQAMLSSSLQVQQQQPTLQQPNYGYIPSSTCENSVLSSHNNITPLTLPGCQTLNYSNSYTNASGLGMNDYYFYGYNNVTNISAANLLTDTNPMGPSDINGQQVIMQGNEALVNNTNAMLNRLEQGSNGFMFA, encoded by the coding sequence ATGTCTTATAAACAATCCTCCTACTACCCCAGCAGGGGGGATTTGGCAAAAAAAGATCCATCTCAGTACAGTGATATCATACTTtcagaaaacaataatagtaatacAAATGTATCGAGTCTTCAAGGTACGTCTAATGTGGGTTCGGGAACTACTGGTAACCAATTATATATGGGGGATTTGGATCCTACCTGGGATAAGAATACTGTTAGGCAAATTTGGGCATCCTTGGGTGAAGCGAATATTAATGTTCGAATGATGTGGAATAATTCTCTTAACAATGGGTCTAGGTCACCAATGGGTTCAAAGAATAATCAAGGGTATTGCTTTGTTGATTTTCCCTCATCCACTCATGCAGCAAATGCACTTCTAAAGAATGGCATGCTTATACCCAATTTTCCGAATAGAAAACTGAAACTAAACTGGGCTACATCTTCATACTCAAGTGGCAACAGTACGTTTAACAATGTAAAGAGTAGTAATAACTGTTCCGTATTTGTTGGAGATTTAGCGCCAAACGTTACCGAATCACAACTGTTCGAacttttcatcaatagaTATGCCTCAGTCGCTCATGCCAAAGTCGTACATGATCAGGTTACAGGGATTTCTAAGGGGTACGGCTTTGTGAAGTTTGCCAATTCAGATGAACAACAATCAGCACTGTTAGAAATGCAAGGTGTATTCTTGAATGGTAGGGCAATTAAAGTAGGTCCCACATCAGGTCAACAACAGCATgtcaacagcaacaacgATTACAACCGCAGTTCTTCATCGTTAAACAATGAAAATCTGGACTCAAGATTTATCTCCAAAAGTCAATCATTCATAGGTAGCGGCAGCAGTAACATGGGTTTGAAGAGAAACCAAACGTCTCAATTCATATATCCAGTTCAACAGCAGCCATCTTTAAACCATTTCACTGATCCGAACAACACCACTGTCTTTATCGGGGGCTTGTCATCCTTAGTGACTGAAGATGAATTGCGTGCATATTTTCAACCTTTTGGTACCATTGTTTATGTCAAAATCCCGGTAGGAAAAGGTTGCGGATTTGTTCAGTATGTTGACCGACTATCGGCTGAGACAGCCATTGCTAGAATGCAAGGTTTTCCCATCGCAAATTCAAGAGTTAGACTTTCTTGGGGCAGGTCTGCTAAGCAAACAGCACTGCTTCAACAAGCTATGCTGAGTAGTTCTTTGCAGGTccagcaacagcaaccaACTTTACAACAACCCAATTACGGGTATATTCCTTCCAGCACTTGTGAAAATTCTGTGCTATCAAGTCATAATAACATTACACCTCTGACGCTTCCTGGTTGCCAAACCTTAAATTATTCTAATTCATACACTAATGCTAGTGGATTAGGTATGAACGATTATTATTTCTACGGCTATAATAATGTAACGAATATATCGGCTGCTAACTTACTAACTGATACGAACCCTATGGGCCCTTCGGACATCAATGGTCAACAAGTTATCATGCAAGGGAACGAAGCGCTTGTTAACAACACAAATGCAATGTTGAACCGTTTGGAACAAGGAAGTAATGGTTTTATGTTTGCTTGA